The nucleotide window TTTATTTCAACCATTAATCAATTTACGAATTGGATTCGAGAAGTccttgtgaggagtccagagaagctccgtagattaggagtagttatccccttgacaAAGACACCTCATCAcgattcatccctgcgtcactgtACCATCTTATTTCAAGATTCTTAGTGTTGAGTGAATTGTTCCTAAATGATAAAATTCATACAGTGGTGATTGGGCGCGTATACTTTTCCAAGAGAAGGAGAGTGTTGAGTGAATTATTCCTAAATGATAAAATTCACACAGTGGTGATTGGGCGTGTACTTTTCCAAGAGAAGGAGACCGGGCATTGCTTCTGTCCTTACACTTGTTTTTCCGTGTGTCCCGAAGAGAGAGGGTATCCTATCCATTTTTCCTCATAGACTTAGACTTCTTTTCATATAGGATAATGATGGGTACTTGACTAGATTGAGAAAGTGCATGCCGTATGCAACTGGATTCAGGTCATGATTGCGAGCGGCTATCTTTGCAGTTGGATTCAAGATAGAGTAGCTTCACCGTCCTGAATGTGCGGTTATTTTAGAGAGGCCATCAGTTTCCTTGTTTTGGCTTTATAATCCAGTTTATTGATCTTGCCGTCCAATCATACAATTtgtagtgtgtatatatatatatatatatatatatatatatatatatatggaaatggttctatgcggttgagctcatgggaacttttcaTGACGTCGAGCTGCGTGGGTcataccatgatgtgtgtcaaacataacaccgtgtatttgatggatcccctttaaattacggtatatcccaaaaatcagccatacactgaactcaggtgggccataccatctaaaatcatatgaagacatacctaaaaaatataaaagaacttggtggggcccacctgaaatttggatgggtctaaaacttggtctaacccctcatccaagtgggacacacataatgaatgggctggatttgtgaacaacATCTCAGTCGGCCCAAAAAaacaattatgaatgttttaatgggaggataacctctctcaacttttgtatgtggtgtggcccacaaaagtcatggattgacttgatttttaagatcaaggcccaccatggaatggtgcatctgactgatggggtagattttcgacacgcatcacatggggcccacacaactcgacctcatgggaagttcccatgagcccgGCCGCatagaactatatatatatatatatatatatatatatataagtcataGACATTGGATATACAGAATAATTAGGGCGGGCAATAAGCCAAGCCTAGGTTAGGAAAAATCACTCAACTCAAGCTTGTTCATTGTCGTCCATTGTCAGCTATTTGGATTAGTAGTGGGCTTGTGGGTTTCGATCGATGACATGGTTGTATATGTATTGCGTTTCAACACTGACATCATAGGTTCAAGTGCTCATGTGAGGGTATGTGAAAAAATTAAATTGGCATGCCACTAATTTTCAAGTGTTCATGTGGCGGTGTGTGAAAAAAAATCGTATACAACCAGTTGGATAGAAACTTGGTGCGGTGATGAGTGATATATAGGCTAATTTTGGTGCTGCAATGGATCTTATGGTGTATGGTATGATGTTCCCTGGCTTATCATTGTATTGGTGTGATCCTCgttggaagcagattgcctagTGCCCTTGGCTCTATCAGGCtgctatgatatatatgtgttgtatccataccatccatttattttgtcagCTCCTTTTAGATagtgagctcaaaattgaaacaAATCCAAAGCTTGATTCGACCATACCAAagggaaacattggtgattaaatGTTCCAACAATAAAAATttcttaaaggccacaaaagtttttgatcaagctgatatttttgttttcccttcatccaatggcaaataagcatcacagTGGCCCAGGAAGGTTTCCGTTGAgtgtgtcattatccccactgtttcctatagtctggtccacttgagctttgaatctgcttaGTTTTTGAGCACATACTCTAAAATAAggtggaaaaatagatggcccgtatggatataaaacacatacattatggtggggctctcAGCACCATGGTGGCATGATCACCAGCCAACCCCTTTCCCTTATTGTTGTGTGGAACTGTCAGATTGACCTTCAAAGTCGCGCGGAGGCAAAAGTAATCGGTTGATCTAGAAGTTCTTTCTATCGTTGCCTGAATATTTTAAGATGTCTAAGCAGATCTGACGGTGTAGATATTCAATTTAACGGATTTAACAATAAAAATCATAGACATGAGCTAGTCCCGTACATCTTCATTCCATGTGTTATGTGAAGAGATGGCTTTAAGCATGCTCAGGTTCCATGGGCTACACCATATCATATCATCTGAGGATTCTCAGAGTTGAGCAGATTGGTCCTTAAAAGATTAAATTCATGGGGTGGAGATAGGGCATCGCTTCTCTCTCTTAAACTTTTCAGTGGCAGAGGATACACGGCATTGTCCACATCTCTTTTCTCAATAGACTTGTCCTTCCTTCCACATCAGATGAAGACAGGAGCAACCAGAAAAAAACAAGACTAGCTAAAAATCAACATCCAAATGAGAAATTTTTTTTCACATGTGGCCCTCATTAAAAGAAGATTTCGGATCCATACGTGTGCCATCTGTAATACTCTATTATCAGGAAATTTTAACCATACAATCCCAGTAATATCTGCACCAGCATCCTGCTAATTATGTCAGGATCATTCCAGTGCATTTTCTGCTTTCCCTTACTTTCAATCTATACATATGCTTGAAATATTGATGTGGCTATCTAACCACACAATCCATGGAAGTTTGAAAGaaactattgaaatgaatttgTTGAATATTTTTCTTACTGCTTGTTGCTAGTCATTTAAACCAATTGTTGGATTGAATCTGATGAGTGACTGCAAGGCTAATTTTGCCATTGTGAATAGTGCTTTTGTTGTGTGGCAAGTGGTGGATTGCTTAAAATGCTTAAAACGTTTAGGGCTCATTCACGGTTCATGCTCATGCTCTGTACTGGGGTGAGTGATCGTTGGTGTAATATTGAAATGTTGGATTGACCTTTTGCGTGGTGCAGATTCCATAACAGCTGATGCTGATTCGGAAATTCTTCGTATCTTCCTACCCTTTTGAGCAGTGCAGATTCTATATATATTTGGACCATTTTACCATCCAAAGCAAGGAAAACATTTTAGATGGCATCAATTGCTTCATTGACTATACCATATTATCTCAGGATTGATGGAGTTTAGTGGATTATTCCTAAAAGAATAAACCCATTGGGTGGAGATGGGGCATACTTTTCAAACAAAAGGGGATAGGGCATTGGTTCTGTCCCTGGACTTATTTTTCAGCTGTAATCGGTTTACGTGTTATTCCATATGGCTTTTAAGTGATAATGTATTTGACTAGCTGGTAAAGcgtttacaatgaataaagtagATATCCATACAATAGAGCGTGGACGGTGAACCTTccaaaatcagcaaatcatataaggatttgatttttatttttttttaagagccCTAAGAAAGCAGTAGAGCATACAAGCactaaacggattggatgtcttccacccatcacggtgggccccaaatgcaatctagaagtttttaatgttgggcgtcccatccttccctcgtgtggtccacttaagaatgGAAGAATTGTTTTTTAGGGCTAAAGGAGAGCATTAAGGTAAGTAcaagatgaatagattggatgtatcatgtacatatcatgagtgtatataTATTAATCATTATTTTCTAACATGTATAATGTATTTTTAACTGTAAAAATTTTACGTGAAATATGAAACATGGTTTTTTATCATGTATAAGATGACATGAAAAGCTGTAATTATATGTTTACGGCTTTTAAAGCCTCTCCACGCAAATACATACATCCACATAGCCCTTGTAATTAGATTATCTTTAATCCATTTACAAATTAAAGACTTTACAGGCATTCAAATGACCACTAAAGAAAGACGGATTTGTCATTTTCTTAACTAACAGTGACGTTAGGTGTGGTGGCAGTCCTGCATATGTAAATAACagggtttttttattttgagaaataGTATAAGACTAACGGCTTTTCGGTCCATATACCAAAGTAGAGACACGGTTTacgaaaaaaaatttaaaaaaaaaattcccaaaaataatccgaAAACTGGGCCCACAAAAAAATCATCAACGGACGAGAAGTCAcctctctgtatatatatatatgggagaaTCCATGCCATACATGTCTCCTCACTTTTCCTTTCCTGCATTCACAAACTCCATAATGGAGCTCCCACGTATGAGTTTAtgtgcaatttggtcatttctccttctctcttccattCACGTTCCATGTTTCTTTGGATCTGCCGCTCACTTCTCCAACGAAACAGATCTCCTTGCTTTGCTCAAATTCAAACATCTAATAACCGACGATCCTCTCCATTCTTTGAGCTCATGGAATCATACTCTCCACTTCTGCCACTGGCAAGGTGTCACTTGCGGTGGTCCCCGGCATCCTCAAAGGGTCATGGCCTTGAACCTCACTGCCCagaaattggtggggcccatatctccCTACATAGCAAATCTCACCTTCCTCAGGATGATTGATCTCTCAGCCAACAGCTTCTATGGGCCAATTCCTGAAGAGATTGGCCGTTTGTTCCGGTCGAGGTATCTCTTTCTGACCAATAACACATTCACTGGAGAAATTCCAGCAAATCTGGCCCACTGTTTCAAACTCCAAATTCTTGATCTTTCCGGGAATCAGCTCACAGGGAGGATTCCGACTGAGCTTGGCTCTCTATCGAAGCTCACCTCATTAATCCTTCATCGCAACAGTCTtgcaggaagcatcccacctTCACTTGGAAATCTTTCGTCTCTCTTGAATCTTCGTCTCTCAGTAAATAGTCTGGAGGGCAGCATCCCAGATGACCTTTGTCAGTTGGTGAGCTTAAAGTTTCTTGGCTTAAGTATAAATAAACTGTCAGGTACGATTCCGCCTCGGCTCTACAATCTCTCCTCTATTGTCTTTTTTTCCGTGGGATTGAACAGATTGCATGGAAATCTTCCACCTAACTTAGGCCTCACTCTTCCTAATCTCCAAAGGCTCTATGCTGGAGGAAACCAATTCACAGGACCCATACCagtttcattatccaatgcttcCCGACTTTCACTTATTGACCTTGAAGACAATAGTTTTAGCGGATCTGTGCCTCTGAATTTTGGAAGCCTCAAAGGTCTCACCTCGTTAAATTTGTGGGGCAACGAACTTGGAATTGGAAAAGCTCGTGACTTGAGTTTTCTCGATTCTTTGACGAATTGCAGTAGCTTAAAATCGGTGCACGTGGGCAGAAATCGTCTCAGCGGTGCGTTGCCCAACTCCATAGCAAATCTTTCGACCCAACTGACATTCCTACATTTAGGAAGTAATATGATATTCGGAAGCATCCCATCTGGGATTCAGAATCTTATTGGCTTAACATTACTGGATATGGAGCTTAACTATCTGACTGGTACAATTCCCATTGGTGTTGGGAAGCTTAAAAAGTTGGAGGTACTTGTCTTGGATTCAAATGAATTATCGGGGAAAATTCCACCTTCATTGGGCAACATCACCAGATTGTTCCAACTCATTTTACATGAAAACAATCTATCAGGGAGCATACCTTCAACTCTTGGTAATTGTATAAAGCTGAACTTAATATACCTCTCCAGTAATAACTTTAGCGGTACCTTACCCAGTCAACTTTTCAGCATTCCCTCTTTGATTGTATTCCAAGCTGGAAACAACTTTTTCTCTAATCTGCCACATGAAGCCAGTTACTTGATAGCTATTGGAGCATTCAATGTTTCCAATAACAAATTATCAGGCGAAATTCCAAGCTGGCTAGGCAATTGTCTGAGCCTAGAGTATCTCAGGTTGGATGGGAACTTCTTTCAAGGATCAATTCCATCAACATTTAGTACTCTAAAAGGCCTTCGATACCTGGATCTTTCACGCAACAACTTATCTGGGAAGATTCCAAGATATCTGGAGATGTTTGCTCTAGAGTATCTAAATCTATCCTTCAATAATTTCGAGGGTGAATTACCAAAACAAGGGGTCTTTGGAAATGTCAGTCGAGTTTCAGTGCTCGGAAATAGTAAGCTTTGTGGGGGTATTCATGAATTACAATTGCCACCATGCTCTAAACAAGCTTCCAAGAATCGAGGGATATCTCTTGCTTCAAAAGTCAAATTCTCAATAATTGGTGTTGTCCTGGGTCTTATTTCATTATCATGTTTCTTTGCCATTAATCTTTATCGGGTAAGAAAGTCAAGACGGAAACCTTTTGATGTGCCTTCTATGGAGGATCTTTTTATGAACGTGTCTTATGCGGAACTCTATAAAGCAACAGATGAGTTCTCTCCTGCCAATTTGATCGGAACTGGAAGTTTTGGCGCCATATATAAAGGGATTCTAGATCGTGTTGGGACTATGGTAGCAGTGAaagtcttcaaccttcaacgaCAAGGAACTCTGAGGAGCTTCATGGCTGAATGTGATGCCTTGagaaacattaggcatcggaatcttgttaagatcttaacttgttgctcgagcattgattttaagggcaatgattttaaagctcTAGTTTACGAGTACATGTCCAATGGAAGCCTAGAGAAGTGGTTGCACAGGGAGGGCCATGACCAGCTGACAAGAAACTTGAAGTTTACTCAAAGGCTAAACATTGCAATAGATGTGGCTTCTGCACTGGATTATCTACATAATCATTGCCAAACTTCAATCATTCATCAAGATTTAAAGCCAAGCAacattcttcttgatgatgacatgattgctcATGTGGGTGATTTCGGGCTAGCTAGGTTCATATCGGAGGTTGCTCAAAGCAGCTCAGTTGGGATGAAGGGATCTATTGGGTACATCGCTCCAGGTAACAATTTCATCTAtttcctattattattattattgttgttgttgttattattattgaaGGATCCACACCTGGCAAGATTCTCTAAGATCTAGATATACAAAGCGGTATACATACTCACTTGAACCCCCCACATGAATCACACCATAATAAGGTATGATGATTTCTTTTCTGTTAATGgccttaggtttttttttttctctctttatttttttttttattattacattaaaATTAACAGCAACTCGTATATTCTCTTGATGATTGAGGAGCTATGTTCTTTCATTTGAGCAACGAAGCCTTATTCAATGTAGAGCATCTTTACAAGAACATATAAGTTCATAGCACACCAATTGATGTTAGGAATTCAGATCTTTAGTAAAGGAAAAAAGGCAAATTACTTGTTTAAATAGaatatttcctctctctctctctctctctctctctctctctctctctctctctctattctgaCCTTTGATCTTATTTATATCCAAACAGTCTTTTTTGTCCGCATGCACCACATgtgtactcaaacccatgacctaggtgttgaaactcactGTCTACCAATGAGCCATGGTCACTTAGATTCTAACATAAGTTGTATAAATTGTAGAGTATGCGATGGGCGGAAAagcatctacacaaggagatgttTATAGCTACGGAATCCTTCTACTGGAGATGATCACTGGAAAGGGGCCAACGGATGACAtgtttaaggacaatctaagccttcatcattttgctAAGCTGGCTTTGGCTGAAGGAGtgatggagattgttgatccACAACTGATCTTAGAAGAAGCTGAAGTTATTCAAGACaatgaaaatcaaatcaatacaagaaatagaatgcatgactgcttgatttcaatggtcaaaattGGTGTGTTGTGCTCTACAGAATCTCCAAGAAAACGAATGCAAATGAGAGATGTTGTTGCTGAAATGCACACAATCAAGGACTTGTTTCTCGGGGTCATGATTCACCAAGACGAACAAGTTAATTAGGTCGCAAATATTAGATGAAGGTTTGTCTTACCTCAGGCATTACTAAGTTATTGTTAGTAGTTATTTTGAGAAAGATTTCCAAATGAAATGAGTTTGCTGAATCCTTCCCTAAACAAGCTCTAGATATATTATTTAGACTTAGGTTAAGAGTGTATTTGTATTGATATTGAATATATGAGaagatgttttttttaaaaaaaaatcttatgctAGGCAAAGGGAGATTGTATCATGAATTTAATAAAACTTTACAATGTTAAGAAATTAGTCTAGCATTTGGTCTACCAACTTGATATAAGTTTGATGAGGTATTCGTCCAATGAATTCTACCATggatttggcaaaaaaaaaaaaaatcaaaggaaaaaaatgaatgaacttgTATGATCCAATGGTTCATCTAATTGATGTAACTAATTCTTTCGCCTAACGAATGTAAATCATTGCTATGTTTTCAAATGTATGTTGAAGTACAACTAACAAGATGGTTAGAATTATCAGACCATAGTAATCTCTGATGTAATGGATGGTACAATTAAAATTGTGAATACCAACAGGGATGGGATAGGCCGCAATAAAAATGTGCTAAGCCGGAACAGGGATGGATAAAACAAAATGTTAATGGATCCTCCTCTGGGAATCCTGATGAGGATGGAGGGGGTAGAATCTTTAGCGATCACATGGATTAAGTTATCTTTGCCTTTCATAACTTCCATGACAGGGTCACTAATAATGTGGTTGAAACACATGTAGCCTTTGATAGTATTAATTAGTATTGCATTGACCTGGGGCTAAGGAATGTTATTGTGTTATCagattccattttttttaatgccATTTCTAATCCCCTTGCACCAGCCCAATGGAAGATTTGGTATCAGGTGCGGGAtatttcccatttgaaaattgttATAAATTTTAGGAAATCCGGCACTTTTAGATAAGGAAATTCAATGACAGATGGTTTAGGAATACTTGCGAGCAAGCCTAATCATTTGTTCCATAGTTGGGGTGAGCTCCTGCGTGAGATTTAGGGCTTGCTGGCTATGGACAATGCGGGTATGGGATGCTTAGTAGGCCTTTCAATGAGCTGGGCATGGGGTTGGCTTTGGCCCAAAATTTGAACTGTTTCGAGTCTggccatttcaaaattttgattttggtaggccagagcccggcccattgatagccctgaTTATTTGTataatgttttcttttttcttttttaaccttgCGCCCctcaaacaaaaataaaacaaaaaacaaagggaGGCAGCCTACTATTCATTTCGTCACGATTGGAATCAGTTGATTTGGAAGTTTAAGTTGTAAAAGTTACATAAAACATTAAGTTTATTGAGCCAGAGATGTATCGATTGATTTTGGTAGCTCCATGCATTTGTCAAAAGATTGGCCTGGGAATTCTGTATGCagtttatatgataggtgagggtGGATCTTTTTGCTGTGCTTGCCTgaaaaaaaggtaaaaagaaaaaaaaaaaaaaaaagaaaaaagaacagcaGAGAGAGTTGGTTTCTTCAGGATTGGAACAAGTCGAGTTGGAAGTTTGAGTTGTAAAAGTTACATTAAAGATTAAATTTATCTTGCTAGAGATGTATGGATTAtcatatgaatggatggattCTCTTGGTAGCACATGTACAACAATATTAGATTATGGCATTGTGATACACATTCATAAAAACAGAGCCATCCGTCTGCTGAGACCCATTTCAAACAAGCACAGGGCTAACATCAGCTACATGATACCTTGAATATCAACCATTAGTCATACATATAGCTTCTAAGTTTCCAAAATTTCCCATACTTGTGGCCCAATTAATTAATGGAACTTCTTGTTTTCATCTACTATTTTAATAGTGGGTCCAACCTGTTGAATGGCACACGTTCATGCACTCCACATACGACGGAGGCATGTTCTCAGTGGGCTTTAGCTGGTATATTGCCTTTGCCTGATCTTTCTGGTGATCAGGTAGGCCACTCGtgcaagttgaatgtggaccactccttttttttttttctaattagtatgactattactaatgtttagaTAAGACAATCCAAAATTCTAGGCCATAGCACATTCCTAGACGTAAGTGAGACTATATTCCTATAGCTACACTGAGAGTAAGTTTCCAATAGTTACTCAAGTAATTAAAAATTGTtgttaatagatgtcttaaatttgaggaaattcgactagcccaagaaagttcgggtgaaagTTCGGTAACAATTTATTTTGGAACTTTCGAGAAATTCGACCAGTCGGAGgataagttcgactagtcgaagtgcccttcgactagcccgaggacTAGCCCTAGCCTTGGTTTGATTAGTTGGAGGTTACGTAGAttgtgcgcggactgcgtaaatttaaggcgatttCCGGACTATTCCAAGTCGATGCGAAAGTTAGAATTTCTCAACTATAAATTGgagttcctagggccattctaagatATTCTAAGGTTTCTTAAACTATTCCAGATGGTTTCTAAAATatttttagggtttcaaagggtgtaacaaagggtgagattcgaggttgttcgaatcgggtaagtcttttctctttataatttatgctttcatagtggatttgtgtcgctttgtgccatggtttttttccaaaatagtttttcacgttaaatctttgtattctcttgtgtttgcttggtgctcttggattgttatcctagatccatctctttgTGATTCCACAGtacaatccccaacaagtggtatcagagcaatcattggGACAGATTTGAATTTacaggattaacatcaatggaaagcactaggtatgatattgagaagtactcagggaaaaataactttgagttttgaaaaattgagatgatcagttccttaaccaa belongs to Magnolia sinica isolate HGM2019 chromosome 8, MsV1, whole genome shotgun sequence and includes:
- the LOC131253750 gene encoding probable LRR receptor-like serine/threonine-protein kinase At3g47570, with translation MELPRMSLCAIWSFLLLSSIHVPCFFGSAAHFSNETDLLALLKFKHLITDDPLHSLSSWNHTLHFCHWQGVTCGGPRHPQRVMALNLTAQKLVGPISPYIANLTFLRMIDLSANSFYGPIPEEIGRLFRSRYLFLTNNTFTGEIPANLAHCFKLQILDLSGNQLTGRIPTELGSLSKLTSLILHRNSLAGSIPPSLGNLSSLLNLRLSVNSLEGSIPDDLCQLVSLKFLGLSINKLSGTIPPRLYNLSSIVFFSVGLNRLHGNLPPNLGLTLPNLQRLYAGGNQFTGPIPVSLSNASRLSLIDLEDNSFSGSVPLNFGSLKGLTSLNLWGNELGIGKARDLSFLDSLTNCSSLKSVHVGRNRLSGALPNSIANLSTQLTFLHLGSNMIFGSIPSGIQNLIGLTLLDMELNYLTGTIPIGVGKLKKLEVLVLDSNELSGKIPPSLGNITRLFQLILHENNLSGSIPSTLGNCIKLNLIYLSSNNFSGTLPSQLFSIPSLIVFQAGNNFFSNLPHEASYLIAIGAFNVSNNKLSGEIPSWLGNCLSLEYLRLDGNFFQGSIPSTFSTLKGLRYLDLSRNNLSGKIPRYLEMFALEYLNLSFNNFEGELPKQGVFGNVSRVSVLGNSKLCGGIHELQLPPCSKQASKNRGISLASKVKFSIIGVVLGLISLSCFFAINLYRVRKSRRKPFDVPSMEDLFMNVSYAELYKATDEFSPANLIGTGSFGAIYKGILDRVGTMVAVKVFNLQRQGTLRSFMAECDALRNIRHRNLVKILTCCSSIDFKGNDFKALVYEYMSNGSLEKWLHREGHDQLTRNLKFTQRLNIAIDVASALDYLHNHCQTSIIHQDLKPSNILLDDDMIAHVGDFGLARFISEVAQSSSVGMKGSIGYIAPEYAMGGKASTQGDVYSYGILLLEMITGKGPTDDMFKDNLSLHHFAKLALAEGVMEIVDPQLILEEAEVIQDNENQINTRNRMHDCLISMVKIGVLCSTESPRKRMQMRDVVAEMHTIKDLFLGVMIHQDEQVN